The sequence CGCGTGACCTCGCCATGCTTTCCTGTGGCGCCGACGCGCTCTAGCGCTTCGAGCAGCCCCTTCGGCACCAACTGGGTGACGGGCACCTCCAGTGCCTCGCCTTTGGTGACAGGGATCAAGAGGGTTTCGGGTTGCTTCGGTGCCTTCGCGGCAAAACCGAGCGTGAGCGTGGTTCCAGTAACCGGGAGGGTAAAGCTCATGAATACGTTCCTTTCTTAGTTGTACCCACGAGCATATCGACAACGCCCGACACAGCGCGAGTATGTTGGAACGCATGACCTCTCTTGAATTTCAGATCACAAAGACCACACACCCAACTACCGGCAAGGATCTGGAAGAGATCCTTGCAAACCCGCAGTTCGGAAAAAAATTTACTGACCACATGATCACCATCGACTGGACCGAGGACAAAGGCTGGCATGACGCGCAGCTGCGCCCCTACGAGTCCATCCCCATGGACCCCGCGACCACGGTCTTCCACTATGGCCAGGCAATCTTCGAAGGCTTGAAAGCCTACCGCCAGCCAGACGGAACGATTGCAACTTTTCGCCCGGAGGAGAACGCGAAGCGGATGCAGTACTCCGCGCGCCGCATGGCCATGCCCGAGCTCCCCGTAGAAGACTTTCTTGAAGCGCTGCGCCTGCTTGTCGACGCAGACCAGGACTGGGTACCAGCAGCCGGGGGAGAGGCCAGCCTTTACCTGCGTCCATTCATGATTTCCACCGAGGTTTCCTTGGGGGTCTCGCCTGCGGATGCATACCGCTTCTTCGTGATCGCCTCTCCGTCGGGCGCTTATTTCAAGGGTGGCCTGAAGCCTGTGAGCGTGTGGCTCAGTGAGGACTACACACGCGCCGCGCCAGGGGGAACCGGCGATGCGAAGTTCGCCGGCAATTATGCAGCTTCCTTGCTGGCCCAGGCACAGGCTGAGGAGAAGGGATGTGACCAGGTGGTGTGGCTTGACGGCATCGAACACAACTACATCGAAGAGATGGGCGGCATGAACCTCATGTTCGTCTATGGAACTGGCGACAACGCCAAGGTTGTCACCCCAGCGCTTTCAGGCTCCCTGCTGCCTGGCATCACGCGTGACTCCTTACTTCAGGTGGCGCGCGACATGGGTTATCAGACTGAGGAGCGCCGCATTCACAAGCAGGAATGGGCCGACGACGCTCGATCCGGTGCGATGAGCGAGGCCATGGCCTGCGGTACCGCTGCTGTGATCACTCCGGTGGGGCGAGTGCTGTCCAACCACGGCGAGTTCCTGGTGAACAACAACGAGCCCGGAAAGATCACCATGGCGATGCGCGAGCGTCTCACCGGCATTCAGCACGGCACAGTCGAAGATCTCCACGGCTGGGTATATCCACTGGTAAAGTAACGTTTCGGTGCGTCGATGCGCACGCTTTACGACGAGGGGATCACGCTTTACGGGTGTGGAGCATCCTTGACAACAGTTACGCGGGAGCGCGGCACCAAATCATCAATCTCATCGCCAACTAACTGGGCGGCGCAATTCAACAAAGGTAGTGCGGCAAGCGCGCCGGCACCTTGACCAGTAGACATATCTAAAGCGATGAGGGGGGTGAGATCCAGCGCCTGCAAGCTGATGAGGTGACACGGCTCGGGGGATAGCTGTCCTGCTGCCAACCAATCCTTCGTCCCTGGGGCCAGACGTTCTGCGACATATGCTGCGACGGCGGGGTAGGCACCGTCGATAAGCACTGGGGTGCGTCGCACAGCAGACTGGGCGATCAGCGCACCCAATGCCACGAAGCATGGGGCGGAGATTGCTGTGAGCACGGCGGGCACGTTGTCACGGAGGTGGCGGACGCGGAACATTGCATCGCGGATGATGGACACCTTGGTCTTCCATGCCTCATCGTTAATACCAGAACCCGGGCCTACCGCTAAGACTGGTTCAGTCCGGGTGAGCGCGCCGATAACTGCCGCAGCAATGGTGGTGTTGCCAACGCCCAGATCTGCAGGAACTATTAAGTCGGCACCAGCATCAATTTCTTGGTCAGCCAATCGCTTGCCAATGCCGATAGCGCGCTCAAACTGCTCAGTGCTCATGGCGTCTTCGACATCGATGGCACCAGTCGAACGGGAGACGCGTTCTTCTCCCCAGCTATCACGGTCCAATGACACGTCGACGAGGCGCACCGCGGCACCAGCAGCACGGGCCATGGTGTGGACTGGGCCACCACCAGCCTGGATCTCTTCGGCTTGGGCAACTGACGCCTCCACAGGAAACGCAGAAACACCACGTGTGGCGATTCCATGGTCCCCAGCGATAACGATGGTGCGCGCCTGCTCGAAAGGGACCGGGCTTTCATTGCCTTGGCAGGCGGCTATCCACGCTCCGGCGTCACCCAATCGCCCGAAAGATCCACCGCGGGGAGTGGACGCTACAGCGGCCGCCACCGTCGAGCGGATGGATTCATTAGGGCTGGTGACGGGGTTAAACACCTGGATTCACTCTCCAAAAGGCGATGTCGATGGAACTATTTATCCAAGCATAGCCCGTTCCCGGCGCTAAACAGTGCTACCAATCTCCACCTGAGGCTTAGGGGTGCGCCACTTCCGCGGCTGGGAAGCGCGCGAGTACGCGTACATACCGGTACCGAAACCGATGTCGGTAGCATTCGGGAATTTCTCCCTGGCGGCCTTATTGGCTGCTTTGCCGATATACAGGCCCTCACCAAACAATCCCAGGATGAGCAGCATCGACGCGCCTGTCACCACTACCGAAAGGGCGGGGAACCACGAGCTCAACACCATGACGATCAGCAGCACAATCATGAATGGCATCGCCCAATTTGTGAAGAACCGGCGCGAATCCACCCAGTCACGAATGTAGCGGCGCACATCGCCTTTGTCGCGATCGAGGAGGAAGCGTTCGTCGCCTTCGTTCATGCGACGTTGGATCTCGCGGTTTTGCTCGCGGTTTTCTTCACGATTTTTCTTCTTGTATTCGCGCCACTCTTTTTTCGTCATCGACTTTTTTAGTTCTTTATGGCGTTGCGCGGCTTCCGCTGGGCTGAGTGCATTGGGGTCGCGGACCACGCCGCGGGCTATCTCTTGCTCACGGCGCTTGGGCGTGGGCCTTCCCTTCGGCGGGGTATAGCCCTTTGGCAGGGGACGCTGAGCGTTTGTCGGCGACGTCGACTCCGGCGACGGGTTTGTTGAATCATTCAAGCCTGAAGAAGTGCTGCCGGACTTGTTGTCATCTTTTTTCTGCCAGGGAAGTTTCACGATTACTAGGCTACAAGGCCGGTAAGAAAATCGGGAATACGGGTCGTATCATTGGCGTTGTTGACGGTGTAGCCCTACCGTTTCTCCCCGAACGCGTGTACTGTGGACTGCTAACACGGGGTTAAACTCGGGCTGGACCGTTTAAATAAGGAAGCATAGTTTTAAGGAGACCATCATGACCGCACCTACCTCCTCTACCGGTGTCATCCTCACCGACGACGCCGCTGCTAAGGCAAAGGCACTACTCGACCAGGAAGGTCGCGACGATCTCTCCCTCCGAATCGCCGTCCAGCCGGGTGGCTGCGCTGGCTTGCGCTACCAGCTCTACTTTGATGATCGTGAGCTCGATGGCGATAAGGAAGACTTCGTTGGTGGTGTCCGGCTGGTCGTGGATAAGATGAGCGTGCCATACCTGGCAGGAGCAACCATTGACTTCGCGGACTCGATTGAGGCTCAGGGCTTCACCATCGACAACCCGAACGCAGGTGGCGCCTGCGCCTGCGGCGACTCATTTAACTAAAAATCGGTTTTGCACTCTTACAGCAGCACAAGGCCCGTGACAAGAATATGTCACGGGCCTACGGTTTGCGTCAGCGTTCCTACAGATCGATCGGATAGTTTTTCTGCTCAATTTTTGGGTCGATTCGCTTTTCGACGAATATCCCGTGCCACACCATGAACGCAAGAACAGTCCAGAGGCGACGCGAGTGGTCGGAGATTCCATCGCGGTGCTCCTTCAACATTTCCAAAACCTCTGGCTTGTTGAAGATGTCTTCGGTCTGAGACTCATTGATAGTGTCTTGGGCCCAGCCAAAGAGTTCGTCACCGGCCAGCCAATGGCGCATCGGAACTGGGAAGCCCAGCTTCTTGCGGTGCAGAACGTGGGCTGGGACGATCTGCTCAAGTGCTCGTCGTAAAGCGTACTTTGTCGTACCATTAGCAATCTTGAGGTGGTACGGGATGGTCTGCGCCACCTCGAATACTTCTTTGTCAAGGAATGGAACGCGCAGCTCAAGCGAGTTAGCCATATTGATTTTATCGGCCTTCACCAAGATATCGCCACGCATCCAAGTAAACAGGTCGAGGTGCTGCATGCGGGCAACCGGATCCATGTCTGCTGCTGCGGAAGCACGGTAAATCGGGGCGGTGACTTCGCGGTGATCCCACTCCGGCTTCGCCCACGGCAAGACGCGCTGCAGCTGCTGCCAATTAAAGTTGCGCGCATTGCCGTAGTAGCGCGTCTCCATCGGCTGGCTGCCGCGTTCAAGCAAAGACTTGCCCTTCATACCATCAGGCAAGATGCGCGAAAGCTGACCTAAGCCCTTGCGAAGGGGGGCCGGAACTTTTTCAAACGGTGTTAGCGATAACGGCTCTTTGTAGATGGTATAACCGCCGAACAGCTCGTCTGCTCCTTCTCCGGACAGGACCACCTTGACGTGCTTGCGTGCTTCTTGTGCCACGAAGTACAGCGGAACCAAGGAGGGGTCGGCCACGGGATCATCCAGATACCACATGATTTTCGGAATGGCGTCGGCGTATTCTTCCGGTGACACGATCTTGACGATGTGCTCTGCCCCGATTGCCTCCGCAGACTCTGCGGCGACATCCACCTCTGAGTAGCCCTTGCGTTCAAAACCGGTAGTGAAGGTAAGCAGATTCGGATTGTACTTCTTAGCCAGCGCAGCGATCGCGGTCGAGTCGATACCGCCGGAGAGGAACGAGCCGACAGTGACGTCTGCACGCATGTGCTTTTCGACGGAATCATCCAACACTCGAGCGATCCTGTCGAAGAGGGCCTGCTCCCTATCTTTCGGTACCGGAACTGTCTGGAACTGCGGATTGAAGTAGCGCACCGCTTCGACCCGTTCACCGGCCTGCATTGTGACATGGCAGCCGGACTCTACTCGGCGAATTTCCTTATGAAGGGACTCTGGTTCCGGAACATATTGCAGATCAACATAGTGTTCGATGGCGCGCTTATCAAGCTCAAGGCCTAGACCGATCTGATCGGCCATTTCCAGGATCGACTTCTTTTCAGACCCGAACACTGTTCCCGCTTCGGTCGTGGCGTAGTACAAAGGCTTGATACCGAACTGATCGCGGGCCGCAAACAGAGTCTGGGTTTCCGTATCCCAGATCAGGAAAGCAAACATGCCACGCAGGTGCTGGACAACATCCTTGCCCCAGTGGTGGTACCCAACGACGATGGTTTCGGAGTCGCCCGAAGTCTTGAATTCGTAGCCGGCGGCTTGGAGCTGAGCGCGAAGCTCAACGAAGTTGTAGATCTCGCCGTTGAAAACCAACGTGTAGCGTTCCGGTGCATCTACAGGGCCCCAGTGTAAAGGCTGATGGGAGTGCGCTAAGTCAATAATCGCAAGGCGATTAAAACCGAACACGACCGATTCATCATTCCACGTGCCCGCACCATCCGGGCCACGGTGGCGCATGCACGGCAGGCCCTGTTCCACGGCGTCAACATAGTCTGTGGCGTTGCCGCGACTGGTCAGCATTCCTAGTAGACCACACATAGCTTAAAAATTGCTCCTATATATAAGGTATAGAATGTCGGGAGCGCGCGCCCCGAGTTCAACAGTTCTCCACAGCAGTCTACGCGCATTGGGCTAAGGATTATCTCCCACCCGACTGAAGATGCAAAAAGATCCTGACGGGGTGGAGTGCGCACGGCGGTAAGGCACTTATCGGCAGTTAAGGTGATGTTTTTCGGTTCCACCTTTAGCTGGTCCCCGATTGGGGTGCAACTTTTGATGCACGCAAAAAATCCAAAATATGGCATACATCACATGGGGTGCGGGGTGGTGGCAACATTTGAGGGGGTAGATGCATAATGGCCTGTGGTTTAGTAACCGCGGCATAATCCCCGTTCAGCTATCGAAAGTTTGATCTTTACTATTGAATTAAAGGCGTGGGGCCGGTGAACTATCCTAGGTAGGTAGTAAAACTCGAATGCACTTCGAGACTTTTGTTGTGTGGACAGGAAGGCAGACACACGTGGAAAAGCGAAACAATGGTGGCTTCGCGCGCAAGCTCGGCGCTGTCAGCGCTATCGCGCTCGGTGGTCTAGCGCTAGCTGGCTGTGACGTAGCAGCCCCGGACGCGTTGGCCAACGTTTTGGACATGGGTTGGCCAGACCCGATAACTCCAGAGGGTCAGAGCATGTACAACTTCTGGATCTGGGTGTGGGTCACGGCATGGATCATCGGCATCATTATGTGGGCGATCTTCCTCGTGTCGATTTTCCGTTGGAACCGCAAGCGCCGAGAGGAGAAGGGTGCCGGTGAGTTTCCGAACCAGCTGCAATACAACATCCCACTAGAGTTGGTGTTGACCATTGCACCGATTGTCATCGTGATGGTGTTGTTCTTCTTCACTGTCCAGACACAGCAGAAAGTGATCGCTAAGGACAAGAACCCTGAGGTTGTCGTTGACGTCACTGGTTTCCAGTGGAACTGGAAGTTTGGTTACGCGAATGTCGCCGCAGATCTGGCGGGCACTAACGAGGACTATGTTGGCCTAGATGAAGAGCGTCAGGCGCGTGCCGACGAGACTCGCTTCGATCCCGAGGGTACTCCCAACGCAAACCCAATTCATGGACAGTCCAAGGGCGACCAGTCGTACCTGAACTTCAACAAGATCGAGACTCTGGGTACCACTGAAGAAGTACCGGTTTTGGTTCTTCCGGTGGATACTCCGATCGAGTTCCGACTCGCTTCCGGCGATGTTAACCATTCGTTCTGGGTGCCAGAATTCCTTTTCAAACGTGACGTTTACTCACACCCCGAGGTTAACCAGCAGGAGCGTAGCTTCCAGGTAGAATCCATCGATGAGACTGGCGCGTTTGTTGGTCGCTGTGCAGAAATGTGCGGTACCTATCACGCAATGATGAACTTTGAGCTGCGCGTCGTTGAACGCGATCAGTTCGTGCAGTATATGCAGTACCGTCTTGAGAATCCGGAGGCACCGAACTCCGAGGCTCTAGCGTCGATTGGCGAGGCTCCATATGCAACTTCGACCCATCCATTCGTTTCTGACCGTACCGGTACTCGTGACGAGCAGAACTACGTAGACAACAACGCGCGAGTCTAAGAAGGGCTAGGTAAAATCAATGGGACCATCAGCAAAACTCTTCTACGGCCTAGCGGCCTTCCTGGCTATCATGGCGGTTATGTACGCACTTGGAACTAGCTGGATTAGTGATGACGCGTACCTCTTCGGCTACGAATGGGCGGGTGGTGTCGCGATTATCCTCGCGATGGTCATGTCGCTCATGGTGGGAGGTTATCTCCACTTCACCGAGCGTCGAGCAGACGTTCTCCCAGAAGACTGGGAAGAGGCGGAGATCGAAGACGGCGCTGGCGTGCTGGGCTTCTTTGCCCCTAACTCCGTGTGGCCACTGGCGATGTCAGGCTCTATCTTTATCCTTGGTGCCGGCATTGCCTTCTGGCAGCTGTGGCTCGTGGTATTTGGTGGGGTATGCCTTATCTGGTCGACGACGATGCTAAACCTGCAGTTCTCCATCCCTCGGGAAAAGCACTAATTTCGAGCCAACACTCGTACCGGTAGCCATCGCCTTCTCTGCTGAAAAACCCACGGTGCCCATCACGAATTCGTGATGGGCACCGTGGGTTTCTGGTCTATCGTTCTAGGGGGTAACTGGGACGTTTCCGACTTTCGTCTCGGGGTCAACCGAAAGTATGGAACCTGCAGGAACATACCCCCATTATTTGTTAGCTCCATCACAAATCGGAACTAAGGAGCCATAGTTTAAAATTCAAACGTCAATCTAGGCCGAAATTTCGAGAGCCATGGTTGCAGGGTTGGACGTATTGACAGTGGATTGACCAGCATTAACGGCGCGTCGTTTGGAAGCACTAAAAAGTTCCCGTCCTAGCAAAACTCTTTTCTACAACTTTCGTTTGGGGTAAAAGTGCAGGTACATGACTTGCTAACAGGAAAATGGCGGGGGTGAACAAGGTGACTTTAGGTTTAAAACCGGCCATACTTACATGCGTGACGAGCGCAATTTCTAATGACAAAACGGCTGCGCAGCAACAGCGTGTGCCCGTGCTGAACCGACCAAATATGGTCAGCGTGGGTACCATCCTGTTCATGGCGCAGGAATTGATGTTCTTCGCTGGGCTTTTCGCGATGTACTTCACATCGCGCGCGAACGGCATAGCAACTGGTGACTGGGAGGTTCAGACAGCAAACCTGAACGTCCTCTACGGTGCAATTATTACCGTCATCTTGATCACCTCTTCTATCACATCGCAGTTCGGCGTCTTCGCTGCAGAAAGGGGTGACGTATACGGGCTGAGGAAATGGTTCACCATCACGATCCTTCTCGGCGTGATCTTCTTGGGCTTGGTTGCCTTCGAATGGTACGAGATGATCCATCACGGTGTAACCATCCAGAGCAGTGTCTATGGTTCGGTGTTCTACATCATTACCGGCTTCCACATGGCTCACGTAACAGCAGGCATTATCGCCTTCATTGTCGTGATGCTGCGTGTGTCCAAGTCGAAGTTCACACCTGCACAGGCAACTGCCGCAATGGTGACTTCCTACTACTGGCACTTCGTCGACTTGATCTGGGTCGGCGTGTTCATCACCTTGTACCTAGTCCAGTAATGACCATTCGGTCTGAAATCAAAACAACACATAGTCGCTAAAGGGATAAAGATGGAAAAGAACCCGAAGAAGGTGCGCAACCGCAAGGTGCGTCGCACAGTCGCCGGTGCTGCAGCCCTGACGGTCGGCCTAACTGGCGCAGGCATTTTGGCCACGGCTCTGACCCCGGACGCGCAGGTTGCCACGGCTCAGAGGGATGAGCAAGCGCTGATCCAGGAGGGCAAGGACCTCTACGACGTAGCATGCATCACCTGCCACGGCGCAAACCTGCAAGGCGTTGAAGACCGCGGGCCCGCCCTGATTGGCACCGGTGAAGGTGCCGTCTACTTCCAAGTGCACTCCGGGCGCATGCCGATGATGTCGAATGACGCTCAGGCTGAGCGTAAGCAGCCTCGTTACACAGAGCAGCAGTCGCTGGCGCTTGCAGCGTACGTCGCAGCAAACGGCGGAGGGCCCGGCCTCGTTTACAATGAGGACGGCACCCTAGCGATGGAGGAGCTGCGTGGCAAGAACTACAACGGGCAGATACAGCCTGAGGATGTCGCCCGTGGTGGTGAGCTGTTCCGCACTAACTGCGCTTCGTGCCACAACTTCACCGGTCGTGGCGGTGCCTTGTCATCAGGCAAGTACGCACCTGTACTGGACCCTGCAAATGAGCAGGAAATCTATCAGGCGATGCTCACCGGCCCACAGAACATGCCGAAGTTCTCAGACCGTCAGCTCACCGCTGATGAGAAAAAGGACATCATCGCATTCGTGAAATCATCGAAAGAAACACCGAGCCCTTCGGGTTACGCTCTCGGCGGACTAGGACCAGTTTCTGAGGGTCTGGCTATGTGGATTATTGGTGTCACCCTGATCGGTGCCGCCGCTATGTGGATTGGATCGCGCTCATGAGCAACGACGTAAATAAGAATTACACCGACCGCGAACTCGACGCGATGACTAATGTCGAGTTAGCAACTCTCGGCACTGAAATGGACGACGTCACCATTGCGTATCGCAAGGAACGTTTTCCGATTGATAATGATCCCGCCGAGAAACGTGCTGAGGCTGGCATCAATGCCTGGTTGATCGTTTCGATTATCGCCGGTATCGCATTCCTTGCTGTGTATCTCTTCTGGCCGTGGGAGCCTAAGTTCCACGGTGACGAGGGCTTGGCAATCTACACGATGTACACCCCGCTGCTGGGTCTAACTTCAGGCCTGGCCTTGCTCGGACTTGGTGTAGCTGTAATTCAGTACGTGAAGAAGTTCATCCCTGAAGAAGTAGCAGTACAGCGTCGACACGATGGCATCTCTTCTGAGGTTGATCGTCGCACTACTACCGCACTGCTGAACGACGCGTGGGAAACTTCCACGCTTGGTCGTCGTAATGTGATGAAGGGACTGCTCGGCGGTGCAGGCCTCTTGGCTGGTTTGGTCATCATCGCTCCCTTGGGTGGTGCTATCAAGGACCCATGGCGGCCGCGCCATGAGATGAACTACAACGGTGATGGCACTCTGTGGACTTCTGGATGGTCTCTCCATGACCAAGGCGTCAAGTTGTACCTCGCCCGCGACACCGGCGCAATCGCCGAGAAGCATGAGGGAGACACCGGCACACACTTCACCACGACTGGTGTTTCTCGTCTAGTTCGTGTCCGCCCGGAAGAGATCGCAGCCGCAGGCATGGAGACCGTCTACCCATTGGCAGCAGACGATGTTAACGACGGCGATCTCTACGATCCAACGCGAGATGTCTACGAAAACCATATGCATTCCATTCACGGTCCTCGTAACTCTGTCATGCTGATCCGTCTGCGTTCCGATGACGCAGCGAAAGTTGTGGAGCGTGAAGGTCAGGAAGACTTCCACTACGGCGACTACTACGCGTACTCCAAGATCTGTACGCACATTGGTTGCCCGACCTCGCTGTATGAAGCACAAACCAACCGTATTCTTTGCCCGTGCCACCAGTCGCAGTTCGATGCGCTGCAGTACGGCAAGCCAGTCTTCGGCCCAGCAGCTCGTGCACTGCCACAGCTGCCACTGGAGGTCGACGAAGACGGCTACCTCATCGCCCGTGGCAACTTCATTGAGCCACTTGGCCCGGCCTTCTGGGAGCGTAAGTCGTAATGAGTACAAAATTAGGTAAAGCCGCGAATGCTGTTGATTCGCGCATGACAATCGCGGG comes from Corynebacterium cystitidis and encodes:
- a CDS encoding branched-chain amino acid aminotransferase, translating into MTSLEFQITKTTHPTTGKDLEEILANPQFGKKFTDHMITIDWTEDKGWHDAQLRPYESIPMDPATTVFHYGQAIFEGLKAYRQPDGTIATFRPEENAKRMQYSARRMAMPELPVEDFLEALRLLVDADQDWVPAAGGEASLYLRPFMISTEVSLGVSPADAYRFFVIASPSGAYFKGGLKPVSVWLSEDYTRAAPGGTGDAKFAGNYAASLLAQAQAEEKGCDQVVWLDGIEHNYIEEMGGMNLMFVYGTGDNAKVVTPALSGSLLPGITRDSLLQVARDMGYQTEERRIHKQEWADDARSGAMSEAMACGTAAVITPVGRVLSNHGEFLVNNNEPGKITMAMRERLTGIQHGTVEDLHGWVYPLVK
- a CDS encoding nicotinate-nucleotide--dimethylbenzimidazole phosphoribosyltransferase → MFNPVTSPNESIRSTVAAAVASTPRGGSFGRLGDAGAWIAACQGNESPVPFEQARTIVIAGDHGIATRGVSAFPVEASVAQAEEIQAGGGPVHTMARAAGAAVRLVDVSLDRDSWGEERVSRSTGAIDVEDAMSTEQFERAIGIGKRLADQEIDAGADLIVPADLGVGNTTIAAAVIGALTRTEPVLAVGPGSGINDEAWKTKVSIIRDAMFRVRHLRDNVPAVLTAISAPCFVALGALIAQSAVRRTPVLIDGAYPAVAAYVAERLAPGTKDWLAAGQLSPEPCHLISLQALDLTPLIALDMSTGQGAGALAALPLLNCAAQLVGDEIDDLVPRSRVTVVKDAPHP
- a CDS encoding DUF3043 domain-containing protein, coding for MKLPWQKKDDNKSGSTSSGLNDSTNPSPESTSPTNAQRPLPKGYTPPKGRPTPKRREQEIARGVVRDPNALSPAEAAQRHKELKKSMTKKEWREYKKKNREENREQNREIQRRMNEGDERFLLDRDKGDVRRYIRDWVDSRRFFTNWAMPFMIVLLIVMVLSSWFPALSVVVTGASMLLILGLFGEGLYIGKAANKAAREKFPNATDIGFGTGMYAYSRASQPRKWRTPKPQVEIGSTV
- a CDS encoding HesB/IscA family protein; translated protein: MTAPTSSTGVILTDDAAAKAKALLDQEGRDDLSLRIAVQPGGCAGLRYQLYFDDRELDGDKEDFVGGVRLVVDKMSVPYLAGATIDFADSIEAQGFTIDNPNAGGACACGDSFN
- the asnB gene encoding asparagine synthase (glutamine-hydrolyzing), which translates into the protein MCGLLGMLTSRGNATDYVDAVEQGLPCMRHRGPDGAGTWNDESVVFGFNRLAIIDLAHSHQPLHWGPVDAPERYTLVFNGEIYNFVELRAQLQAAGYEFKTSGDSETIVVGYHHWGKDVVQHLRGMFAFLIWDTETQTLFAARDQFGIKPLYYATTEAGTVFGSEKKSILEMADQIGLGLELDKRAIEHYVDLQYVPEPESLHKEIRRVESGCHVTMQAGERVEAVRYFNPQFQTVPVPKDREQALFDRIARVLDDSVEKHMRADVTVGSFLSGGIDSTAIAALAKKYNPNLLTFTTGFERKGYSEVDVAAESAEAIGAEHIVKIVSPEEYADAIPKIMWYLDDPVADPSLVPLYFVAQEARKHVKVVLSGEGADELFGGYTIYKEPLSLTPFEKVPAPLRKGLGQLSRILPDGMKGKSLLERGSQPMETRYYGNARNFNWQQLQRVLPWAKPEWDHREVTAPIYRASAAADMDPVARMQHLDLFTWMRGDILVKADKINMANSLELRVPFLDKEVFEVAQTIPYHLKIANGTTKYALRRALEQIVPAHVLHRKKLGFPVPMRHWLAGDELFGWAQDTINESQTEDIFNKPEVLEMLKEHRDGISDHSRRLWTVLAFMVWHGIFVEKRIDPKIEQKNYPIDL
- the ctaC gene encoding aa3-type cytochrome oxidase subunit II; the encoded protein is MEKRNNGGFARKLGAVSAIALGGLALAGCDVAAPDALANVLDMGWPDPITPEGQSMYNFWIWVWVTAWIIGIIMWAIFLVSIFRWNRKRREEKGAGEFPNQLQYNIPLELVLTIAPIVIVMVLFFFTVQTQQKVIAKDKNPEVVVDVTGFQWNWKFGYANVAADLAGTNEDYVGLDEERQARADETRFDPEGTPNANPIHGQSKGDQSYLNFNKIETLGTTEEVPVLVLPVDTPIEFRLASGDVNHSFWVPEFLFKRDVYSHPEVNQQERSFQVESIDETGAFVGRCAEMCGTYHAMMNFELRVVERDQFVQYMQYRLENPEAPNSEALASIGEAPYATSTHPFVSDRTGTRDEQNYVDNNARV
- the ctaF gene encoding aa3-type cytochrome oxidase subunit IV, whose protein sequence is MGPSAKLFYGLAAFLAIMAVMYALGTSWISDDAYLFGYEWAGGVAIILAMVMSLMVGGYLHFTERRADVLPEDWEEAEIEDGAGVLGFFAPNSVWPLAMSGSIFILGAGIAFWQLWLVVFGGVCLIWSTTMLNLQFSIPREKH
- the ctaE gene encoding aa3-type cytochrome oxidase subunit III, whose protein sequence is MTSAISNDKTAAQQQRVPVLNRPNMVSVGTILFMAQELMFFAGLFAMYFTSRANGIATGDWEVQTANLNVLYGAIITVILITSSITSQFGVFAAERGDVYGLRKWFTITILLGVIFLGLVAFEWYEMIHHGVTIQSSVYGSVFYIITGFHMAHVTAGIIAFIVVMLRVSKSKFTPAQATAAMVTSYYWHFVDLIWVGVFITLYLVQ
- the qcrC gene encoding cytochrome bc1 complex diheme cytochrome c subunit, whose product is MEKNPKKVRNRKVRRTVAGAAALTVGLTGAGILATALTPDAQVATAQRDEQALIQEGKDLYDVACITCHGANLQGVEDRGPALIGTGEGAVYFQVHSGRMPMMSNDAQAERKQPRYTEQQSLALAAYVAANGGGPGLVYNEDGTLAMEELRGKNYNGQIQPEDVARGGELFRTNCASCHNFTGRGGALSSGKYAPVLDPANEQEIYQAMLTGPQNMPKFSDRQLTADEKKDIIAFVKSSKETPSPSGYALGGLGPVSEGLAMWIIGVTLIGAAAMWIGSRS
- the qcrA gene encoding cytochrome bc1 complex Rieske iron-sulfur subunit, which encodes MSNDVNKNYTDRELDAMTNVELATLGTEMDDVTIAYRKERFPIDNDPAEKRAEAGINAWLIVSIIAGIAFLAVYLFWPWEPKFHGDEGLAIYTMYTPLLGLTSGLALLGLGVAVIQYVKKFIPEEVAVQRRHDGISSEVDRRTTTALLNDAWETSTLGRRNVMKGLLGGAGLLAGLVIIAPLGGAIKDPWRPRHEMNYNGDGTLWTSGWSLHDQGVKLYLARDTGAIAEKHEGDTGTHFTTTGVSRLVRVRPEEIAAAGMETVYPLAADDVNDGDLYDPTRDVYENHMHSIHGPRNSVMLIRLRSDDAAKVVEREGQEDFHYGDYYAYSKICTHIGCPTSLYEAQTNRILCPCHQSQFDALQYGKPVFGPAARALPQLPLEVDEDGYLIARGNFIEPLGPAFWERKS